One window from the genome of Bacillus weihaiensis encodes:
- a CDS encoding stage V sporulation protein D → MRVSNVTVRKRLALTLLFGLIIFLVIDIRLGYVQFFLGNTLTSGAKDLWSRNIPFEPERGEILDRNGVKLATNMSAPSIYVVPRQIENPGEAAKQLASVLNMSEEKAYGHLTNKVSIERINPEGRKITHDKANEVRNLNIKGVYIAEDSIRYYPYGSYLSHVLGFAGIDNQGLLGLEAYYDEQLKGEKGYVKFFSDAKGQRMPGEADDYTAPVDGNNLKLTIDSKVQTIVERELDNVQATYNPDGIIAVAMNPNNGEILAMSSRPDFDPAEFQDVDPTVYNRNLPVWSTYEPGSTFKIITLAAALEEQKVDLEKDEFNDDGSVEVDGANLRCWKRGGHGHQTFLEVVQNSCNPGFVELGQRLGEEKLFQYIKDFGFGQKTGIDLQGEGTGIMFRPEQVGPVELATTAFGQGVSVTPIQQVAAVSAAINGGVLYTPYIAKEWVDPVTNEVISRQTPEAKRRVISEETSKEIRHALESVVALGTGGNAFVDGYRVGGKTGTAQKVKDGKYMENNHIVSFIGFAPADDPQIVVYVAVDNPKGTVQFGGTVAAPIVGNIMRDVLPEIGVEPREDQIEKEYKWLDTKLVEVPNVIGMTKPELTQQFVNLKLDGSGEGDVVVQQSPSEGSKVKEGSTVRVYFGEEKESIKQDEE, encoded by the coding sequence ATGCGGGTATCAAATGTTACTGTTAGAAAACGGCTAGCCTTAACGTTGCTTTTTGGGTTAATCATCTTTTTAGTTATAGATATACGTCTAGGATATGTTCAATTTTTTCTTGGTAATACACTTACTTCTGGTGCCAAAGACTTATGGAGTCGGAATATTCCTTTTGAACCAGAACGTGGGGAGATACTAGATCGAAACGGTGTGAAGTTAGCAACGAATATGAGTGCACCTTCCATATATGTTGTACCAAGACAAATTGAAAATCCTGGAGAAGCTGCAAAGCAATTAGCATCTGTCTTAAATATGTCTGAAGAGAAAGCGTATGGACATTTAACAAACAAAGTTTCAATTGAACGAATTAATCCTGAAGGACGGAAAATTACTCACGACAAAGCGAATGAAGTGAGGAATTTGAATATAAAGGGAGTTTACATAGCAGAGGATTCAATTAGATATTATCCCTATGGTAGTTATCTATCTCATGTATTAGGCTTCGCTGGAATCGATAACCAAGGTTTGTTAGGGTTAGAAGCTTATTATGATGAACAGTTAAAAGGTGAGAAAGGCTATGTGAAGTTTTTTTCTGATGCGAAGGGACAAAGAATGCCTGGAGAAGCGGATGATTACACAGCACCAGTAGATGGGAATAATTTAAAATTGACGATAGATTCTAAAGTTCAGACAATTGTAGAAAGAGAATTAGATAATGTACAAGCAACATATAACCCGGATGGCATTATTGCAGTTGCTATGAATCCAAACAATGGAGAAATCCTAGCGATGTCGAGCCGGCCTGACTTTGATCCAGCTGAATTTCAAGATGTCGATCCAACTGTATATAATCGGAATCTACCAGTTTGGAGTACGTATGAACCTGGTTCGACATTTAAAATCATAACGTTAGCGGCGGCATTAGAAGAACAAAAAGTTGATTTAGAGAAAGATGAATTTAATGATGACGGTTCTGTCGAAGTAGATGGAGCAAATTTACGTTGTTGGAAACGAGGCGGGCATGGTCACCAGACTTTTTTAGAGGTTGTTCAAAATTCTTGTAACCCTGGGTTTGTTGAACTTGGTCAACGTTTAGGAGAAGAAAAACTCTTTCAATATATTAAGGATTTTGGTTTTGGACAAAAAACGGGAATTGATCTTCAAGGGGAAGGGACAGGAATTATGTTTAGACCTGAGCAGGTTGGGCCTGTTGAGTTAGCTACTACAGCATTTGGTCAGGGTGTTTCTGTTACTCCAATTCAACAGGTAGCAGCCGTTTCTGCAGCAATTAATGGAGGTGTATTGTACACCCCTTATATCGCAAAAGAATGGGTGGATCCTGTAACCAATGAGGTTATTAGCAGACAAACACCTGAAGCAAAACGAAGAGTAATCTCGGAAGAAACCTCAAAAGAAATACGGCATGCTTTAGAAAGTGTTGTTGCACTTGGAACAGGTGGTAACGCATTTGTTGATGGATATCGAGTAGGTGGAAAAACAGGTACCGCCCAAAAGGTAAAAGATGGAAAATACATGGAGAATAATCACATCGTATCGTTTATCGGGTTTGCACCTGCAGATGATCCACAAATTGTTGTATACGTTGCAGTTGATAACCCAAAAGGTACCGTTCAATTTGGTGGTACTGTTGCAGCTCCAATCGTTGGTAATATTATGAGAGATGTCTTACCGGAAATTGGGGTCGAGCCAAGGGAAGATCAGATTGAAAAAGAATATAAATGGTTGGACACAAAGTTAGTTGAAGTTCCGAATGTTATAGGAATGACAAAACCAGAGCTCACTCAACAATTTGTAAATTTAAAGCTTGATGGCTCAGGTGAAGGAGATGTTGTTGTGCAACAGTCACCAAGTGAGGGATCAAAAGTAAAAGAAGGTTCCACAGTAAGAGTATATTTTGGGGAAGAAAAAGAATCAATTAAACAAGATGAGGAATAA
- the mraZ gene encoding division/cell wall cluster transcriptional repressor MraZ encodes MFMGEYHHTIDIKGRMIVPSKFREGLGEMFVLTRGLDQCLFGYPMSEWKLIEEKLKTLPLTKKDARAFTRFFFSGATECELDKQGRINIATPLLQYAKLEKECVVIGVSNRIELWSKSIWENYVAEQEDSFDEIAENMIDFDI; translated from the coding sequence ATGTTTATGGGAGAATACCATCACACCATCGATATTAAAGGCAGAATGATTGTCCCATCTAAGTTCAGAGAAGGACTAGGGGAAATGTTCGTGTTAACCAGAGGTCTTGACCAGTGCTTGTTTGGCTATCCGATGAGTGAATGGAAATTAATTGAAGAAAAACTAAAGACACTCCCATTAACGAAAAAAGATGCTCGTGCTTTTACTCGTTTCTTCTTTTCAGGAGCGACCGAGTGTGAACTGGATAAACAAGGTCGAATAAATATCGCTACACCACTTCTGCAATATGCAAAACTAGAGAAAGAATGTGTTGTTATCGGCGTTTCAAATCGAATAGAACTATGGAGTAAGTCTATTTGGGAAAATTATGTTGCTGAACAAGAAGATTCTTTTGATGAAATTGCTGAAAATATGATTGATTTTGATATATAA
- a CDS encoding enoyl-CoA hydratase/isomerase family protein → MVGNVKKIERPNGIVELRLNRPMKYNAINYNMMDDLKRHLTELKGSVTLNALIITGEGEKAFCSGGDVELFHKLTTKEEAYAMLSKMGGILYELMLFPVPTIALINGTTLGGGCEIATACDVRIAKQGSSIGFIQGNLGLTTGWGGASMLLEKIAYHDAMAILLSSKKYNTDEAVELGFIDKVIPFNADFHEKGYEEIEKMLVNKGNVLKAYKQVSIRKWKSSDLYSRMMLEIEQCADLWTQDEHIKAVEAFLNRR, encoded by the coding sequence ATGGTAGGGAATGTGAAGAAAATAGAGCGACCAAACGGGATTGTAGAATTAAGGTTAAATCGTCCAATGAAATACAATGCCATCAATTATAACATGATGGATGATCTGAAGAGGCACTTAACAGAGTTAAAAGGTAGTGTTACATTAAACGCCTTAATTATTACAGGGGAAGGTGAAAAAGCATTCTGTTCAGGAGGAGATGTTGAGCTTTTTCATAAGTTAACGACAAAAGAAGAAGCATATGCCATGCTATCTAAGATGGGTGGAATATTATATGAATTAATGCTTTTTCCTGTCCCAACAATTGCTTTGATTAATGGTACTACATTAGGTGGTGGCTGTGAGATAGCTACTGCCTGTGATGTAAGAATAGCTAAACAAGGTTCTTCAATTGGTTTTATACAAGGTAACCTAGGCTTAACTACTGGATGGGGGGGCGCTTCCATGCTACTTGAAAAGATCGCCTATCATGATGCCATGGCTATATTGCTTTCTTCCAAAAAATATAATACAGATGAAGCTGTAGAATTAGGGTTTATTGATAAGGTAATTCCCTTTAATGCTGATTTTCATGAAAAAGGCTACGAGGAAATTGAAAAGATGTTAGTGAATAAGGGGAATGTATTAAAAGCTTACAAGCAGGTGTCTATCAGAAAATGGAAATCCTCGGATCTTTACTCTAGGATGATGCTAGAAATTGAGCAATGTGCAGATTTATGGACGCAAGATGAACACATTAAGGCAGTTGAAGCATTTTTAAATAGAAGATAG
- the bshC gene encoding bacillithiol biosynthesis cysteine-adding enzyme BshC, producing the protein MEIVELSLRSSNQFMNDFNQKTLESDLFFDYDVQSSGVYKSRVADINKRTFQREKLASYLESYNEKFSPNNQRVLKNIDSLRRQDSVVVISGQQAGLLTGPLYTIHKIISVLVLAKEQEEKLGIPVIPIFWIAGEDHDFAEINHVYINKHTIPKKHAIKDTQLKKKSVAQLEIDEHKTVEWMEKVFESYGETQFTNSLLVNLKKSLKKSKTYVEFFENIIMEMFQKEGLVLINSGDPTLRDLEKEYFLQLIDNNEAIHDAVRAQQQRMKDKAYTPIIEMGINSTNIFYQINEERFLLERLDNGNYGVTDLGVNLSKAELIDVLNVHPERFSNNVITRPIMQEWLFPTLAFVAGPGEVTYWAELKQAFSVVGLKMPPVVPRLMMTMLERSVDRNIQETRVTIEEVLEHGVANAMDSFMQSVTPVDMNPLVNDAKKEIDRIHQALIASALQIDKSLEPMLRKNGVFIQENLDFLLKAVEKRQKDQHEVQLSKFRKIELSLLPSLQPQERIWNVFYYLNKYGPNFVNDLLNLSYSFNEKHKIVKL; encoded by the coding sequence ATGGAGATAGTTGAACTCTCCCTGCGCTCTTCAAATCAATTTATGAACGACTTCAATCAAAAAACACTAGAGAGTGATTTGTTTTTTGATTACGATGTTCAATCCTCAGGAGTATATAAAAGTAGAGTAGCGGATATTAATAAGCGGACCTTTCAGCGCGAAAAGTTAGCATCATATTTAGAATCGTATAATGAGAAATTTTCACCAAATAATCAACGTGTACTCAAAAATATTGACAGCTTGAGAAGACAAGATAGTGTAGTTGTGATAAGTGGTCAACAAGCTGGTTTGTTAACAGGTCCTTTATATACAATACATAAGATTATTTCTGTATTGGTTTTAGCTAAGGAGCAGGAAGAAAAGCTAGGTATTCCTGTCATACCTATTTTTTGGATAGCGGGAGAAGATCATGACTTTGCTGAGATAAATCACGTCTACATAAATAAACATACTATTCCAAAAAAACATGCAATAAAAGACACACAACTCAAAAAAAAATCAGTTGCACAGTTGGAGATAGATGAACATAAAACCGTCGAATGGATGGAAAAGGTTTTTGAATCATACGGTGAAACACAATTTACAAACTCCCTTCTTGTAAATTTAAAAAAATCCCTAAAGAAGTCAAAAACGTATGTAGAATTTTTTGAGAATATTATTATGGAAATGTTTCAAAAAGAAGGACTCGTTCTTATTAATTCGGGTGATCCGACTTTAAGGGACTTGGAAAAAGAATATTTCCTACAATTGATTGATAATAATGAAGCCATACATGATGCTGTAAGAGCTCAACAGCAGCGAATGAAGGATAAAGCGTATACACCAATAATTGAGATGGGGATTAATAGTACTAATATCTTTTATCAGATCAATGAAGAAAGATTTCTATTAGAAAGATTAGATAACGGAAATTACGGTGTTACAGATCTAGGTGTAAATCTTTCAAAGGCAGAACTAATCGATGTGCTTAATGTTCATCCTGAAAGATTTAGTAACAATGTCATAACAAGACCCATTATGCAAGAGTGGTTATTTCCAACTTTGGCTTTCGTAGCTGGTCCAGGTGAGGTCACATATTGGGCTGAATTAAAACAAGCGTTTTCTGTGGTGGGGTTAAAGATGCCTCCTGTTGTTCCTAGATTAATGATGACAATGTTGGAACGATCGGTTGATCGAAATATTCAAGAGACTAGAGTTACGATTGAAGAGGTTCTTGAACACGGAGTGGCCAATGCGATGGATTCCTTCATGCAATCTGTTACTCCTGTTGACATGAATCCACTTGTGAATGATGCCAAAAAAGAGATTGATCGTATCCATCAAGCCCTTATAGCTTCTGCGCTTCAAATTGATAAAAGTCTTGAACCTATGTTAAGAAAAAATGGTGTGTTTATTCAAGAAAACTTAGATTTTCTCTTAAAAGCTGTTGAGAAGAGGCAAAAGGACCAACATGAAGTTCAATTATCGAAATTTAGAAAAATAGAATTATCACTCTTGCCAAGTCTTCAACCACAAGAGAGAATATGGAATGTTTTCTACTATTTAAACAAATATGGTCCGAATTTTGTTAATGATTTGCTAAACTTGTCATATTCTTTTAATGAAAAACATAAAATTGTCAAATTATAA
- a CDS encoding penicillin-binding protein has protein sequence MTQKSVNMNRGAALLAACFALLFIIIFGRFFYIQATGTVHGQALAAKAEELYESQRTIEAERGSILDRKGRVIAEDKSSYKLVAILDDALSTDPDKPQHVVDIKDTAQKLAPLIGMEVSEVESILSKDKDQVEFGSAGRDISHTLKEEITKLELPGISFSRDTQRFYPNGVFASHLIGYAQKDEESGETVGMMGLEKTLEKYLHEEDGYVKYQKDGYSWKLPTSKDEITAPENGQNVYLTIDQKIQTFLEDAMNQVVEKYEPEQIIGVVADPKTGKILAMGQRPSFDPNIRDITTYYNDIVSTRYEPGSTMKIFTLASAIDEGVYNGNATFQSGSYPIKGASDIYDHNKVGWGPITFNEGVQRSSNVGFSIIADKLLGTDRLYQYYNSFGLLKKTGIDLPNEENSFFNFTYHRDKVSTSFGQASAVTPIQLVQAATAIANDGKMMKPYVIEKIVDTDDGELVKQTKPTIAGQPISKEAAKETRDILEQVVIGEHGTGKIFDIPGYDVTGKTGTAQIYEDGKIIRGVNDYIFSFLGMAPKENPELVVYVAVKKPNLNGDPGAMPVSMIFNTVMKNSLQYLQIDPTEEETSETKTDGENDVNLPNLTDLTVSDVQNQLKELGVDLIVLGDGKQIINQYPSVETYVLSGEKILLQTSNTIKMPDISNWSRRDVMKLGNLMSLSITIDGNGYVAKQSIKKGTPVKEGDALTVTLKEVEPPKKNEEQENKEENGE, from the coding sequence TTGACTCAGAAAAGTGTAAATATGAATAGAGGTGCAGCGCTTTTGGCAGCATGTTTTGCCCTCTTATTTATTATAATTTTTGGTAGGTTTTTTTACATCCAAGCGACAGGTACTGTACATGGACAAGCATTAGCTGCTAAAGCAGAGGAATTGTATGAAAGTCAACGAACAATAGAAGCAGAAAGAGGGTCTATCTTAGACAGAAAAGGAAGAGTAATCGCAGAGGACAAATCCTCTTATAAATTAGTGGCAATTCTTGACGATGCACTGTCAACTGATCCAGATAAACCTCAGCATGTAGTGGATATAAAGGATACGGCACAGAAGTTGGCGCCATTAATAGGAATGGAAGTAAGTGAAGTGGAAAGCATACTTTCCAAAGACAAAGATCAAGTAGAATTTGGATCTGCAGGGAGAGATATAAGTCATACGTTAAAAGAAGAAATTACAAAATTAGAATTACCAGGTATTTCATTTAGCCGAGATACTCAACGCTTTTATCCAAATGGTGTCTTCGCCTCTCATTTAATCGGTTATGCTCAAAAAGATGAAGAATCTGGGGAAACAGTTGGAATGATGGGATTAGAGAAAACACTTGAGAAATACTTGCATGAAGAAGATGGGTATGTGAAATATCAAAAAGATGGTTATAGTTGGAAACTTCCAACTAGTAAGGATGAAATTACGGCTCCTGAAAATGGACAAAATGTTTATTTAACAATTGATCAAAAAATTCAAACTTTCCTAGAAGACGCAATGAATCAAGTAGTTGAAAAATATGAACCTGAACAAATTATCGGAGTTGTAGCAGACCCGAAAACAGGGAAAATTTTAGCAATGGGACAGCGTCCTAGTTTTGATCCTAATATTCGAGATATTACTACCTATTATAATGATATTGTTTCGACGAGGTATGAACCCGGTTCTACAATGAAAATTTTCACCCTTGCTTCAGCAATTGATGAGGGAGTATATAACGGGAATGCGACTTTTCAATCAGGTTCTTATCCAATAAAAGGAGCTTCTGACATTTATGATCATAATAAGGTAGGGTGGGGTCCAATTACATTTAATGAGGGTGTGCAACGTTCTTCAAATGTTGGGTTCTCCATTATTGCTGATAAGCTCTTAGGGACAGATCGATTATATCAATATTACAATTCCTTTGGATTGTTGAAAAAGACAGGTATTGATCTTCCTAATGAGGAGAATAGTTTCTTTAACTTTACTTATCATCGTGACAAAGTTTCCACATCATTTGGGCAAGCTTCTGCTGTGACTCCGATTCAGCTTGTTCAAGCTGCAACAGCTATTGCAAATGATGGGAAAATGATGAAACCATATGTTATTGAGAAAATTGTCGACACAGATGACGGTGAGCTGGTGAAACAAACGAAGCCGACAATAGCTGGTCAGCCGATTTCCAAAGAAGCAGCAAAAGAAACGCGTGATATTTTAGAGCAGGTAGTTATTGGTGAGCATGGTACTGGTAAAATCTTCGATATTCCAGGGTATGATGTCACTGGAAAAACAGGGACTGCCCAAATTTATGAAGATGGTAAAATTATTAGAGGTGTGAATGATTATATCTTTTCCTTTTTAGGGATGGCTCCAAAGGAAAATCCTGAGCTAGTAGTCTATGTTGCTGTTAAAAAGCCGAACCTTAATGGTGACCCAGGGGCAATGCCGGTCTCAATGATTTTTAATACCGTAATGAAAAATAGTCTTCAATACCTGCAAATTGATCCGACCGAAGAAGAGACATCTGAAACAAAAACAGATGGTGAAAATGATGTGAATTTACCGAACCTTACGGATTTAACGGTTTCAGATGTGCAAAATCAACTAAAAGAGCTTGGAGTTGATCTCATTGTCTTGGGAGACGGGAAACAAATTATTAATCAATACCCAAGTGTTGAAACGTATGTTTTAAGTGGAGAAAAGATCTTGCTTCAAACATCGAATACTATTAAAATGCCAGACATAAGTAATTGGTCTCGTAGAGATGTGATGAAGCTAGGGAACCTTATGTCTTTATCGATTACAATAGATGGTAATGGGTATGTGGCAAAGCAAAGTATTAAAAAGGGGACTCCTGTTAAAGAAGGAGATGCATTAACAGTTACACTTAAAGAAGTAGAACCCCCGAAAAAAAATGAAGAGCAAGAAAACAAAGAAGAAAATGGTGAATGA
- a CDS encoding N-acetyltransferase, producing MLKVEKLLVNYKTLEEFKKFREYGIQELSMLEDLQSNIIENDSDSPFYGIHYGDKLVARMSLYKVDSKFDQYFSPQQDYLELWKLEVLPTYQGKGYGKALVEFAKALNLPIKTNPRVKSGDFWSKMGFEAVKYDMDRDKGENPLVWYPAGVTEQN from the coding sequence TTGCTTAAAGTTGAAAAATTATTAGTAAATTACAAAACTCTTGAAGAGTTTAAGAAATTTAGAGAATATGGTATCCAGGAACTATCGATGCTAGAAGATCTTCAATCAAACATAATCGAAAACGATAGTGATTCACCATTTTATGGAATTCACTATGGTGACAAATTAGTGGCAAGGATGAGTCTTTACAAAGTTGATAGTAAGTTTGATCAATATTTTAGTCCTCAACAAGACTATTTAGAGTTATGGAAATTAGAGGTACTTCCTACTTATCAAGGTAAGGGTTATGGAAAAGCTCTCGTTGAATTTGCAAAAGCCTTGAACTTGCCGATTAAGACGAATCCACGCGTTAAATCAGGGGATTTTTGGTCCAAAATGGGGTTCGAAGCTGTAAAATATGATATGGATAGAGACAAAGGGGAGAATCCATTAGTTTGGTATCCCGCAGGTGTAACTGAACAAAATTAA
- a CDS encoding RsfA family transcriptional regulator, whose protein sequence is MTTTRQDAWTQDEDLLLAEVVLRHIREGETQLAAFEEVGKKLSRTAAACGFRWNSYVRKQYKTGIELAKKQRKELRSVINTGLDVKEEKKEEVIEVPDVVDNTKQTINQENTKNNKNTNAIKDLITFLKQYEEAPAIHEIQAENEKLTKKINELENHIVKIQEEKKSVSTKLHAMEAEYHELVKMMEHVRKIVILQGDDVGRKVK, encoded by the coding sequence ATGACTACAACACGTCAAGATGCATGGACACAAGATGAAGATTTGCTATTAGCTGAAGTGGTGTTAAGGCATATAAGAGAAGGTGAAACACAGCTTGCAGCATTTGAAGAAGTAGGGAAAAAATTATCAAGAACTGCTGCTGCCTGTGGATTTAGATGGAATTCCTATGTTCGAAAACAATATAAGACAGGTATAGAATTAGCTAAAAAGCAAAGAAAAGAGCTTAGATCTGTGATAAATACTGGTTTAGACGTGAAAGAAGAAAAGAAAGAAGAAGTCATTGAAGTGCCTGATGTAGTAGATAATACAAAGCAGACAATCAATCAAGAGAACACCAAAAACAACAAAAATACAAATGCGATTAAAGACTTAATCACTTTCTTAAAGCAGTATGAAGAAGCTCCAGCAATCCATGAAATACAAGCTGAAAATGAGAAGTTAACGAAGAAAATAAATGAATTAGAGAATCACATTGTGAAGATTCAAGAAGAGAAAAAAAGTGTTAGTACTAAATTACATGCCATGGAAGCAGAATATCATGAATTAGTAAAGATGATGGAGCATGTTCGTAAAATTGTCATCCTTCAGGGGGATGATGTCGGTAGGAAAGTAAAATGA
- a CDS encoding DUF3397 domain-containing protein, producing MDFFSWFISMALTIPLFSMVFVYAVVRLVVDNRKKRILWTADISTIMLILSVHFHLRTIFEKSYLFHIILGILIVLILFYYLDYKKSKIPSIYKASRKVWRLSFLVFFVGYLLLTIFGVANGIMEST from the coding sequence ATGGATTTTTTTAGTTGGTTTATTTCAATGGCACTTACCATTCCGCTTTTTAGTATGGTATTTGTTTATGCAGTCGTTCGCTTAGTAGTCGATAATAGGAAAAAGAGAATATTATGGACTGCTGATATCTCTACAATTATGTTGATATTATCTGTACACTTTCATTTAAGAACTATTTTTGAGAAATCATATTTATTCCATATTATATTGGGAATTCTAATCGTACTTATTCTTTTTTATTACCTTGATTATAAAAAGTCTAAAATACCATCTATTTATAAAGCTTCAAGAAAAGTATGGAGACTGTCTTTCCTAGTTTTCTTTGTAGGGTACCTTTTATTAACGATTTTTGGTGTTGCGAATGGAATAATGGAAAGTACATAA
- a CDS encoding 2-dehydropantoate 2-reductase, translating into MNIGIIGAGSIGLLYSYYLSKFHHITLYTKRQDQAIAIEKNGVSLHRGEDTLFSQDLNATDTSDYAESFLIVTVKQYQLEEIIMKLNTMEPKTILFLQNGMGHLEYMSQLKQHQVYLGVVEHGSLKISDTSVRHTGIGRTKYARYPSHSEESKNISHIFLREDLHFPYVYLENWEEMLKEKLIVNAIVNPLTSILQVKNGELIKNPLFNQIGYDLYLEVISILEYEYKKETLWLHIQEICASTAENESSMYKDIQQERPTEIDAIVGYLLKNAGDRSVPIIEFLFKAIKGKESQYRREES; encoded by the coding sequence ATGAATATCGGGATTATTGGAGCAGGATCAATTGGATTACTTTATAGCTATTATTTGTCCAAATTTCACCACATAACACTTTACACAAAAAGACAGGATCAAGCGATAGCAATTGAAAAAAATGGTGTAAGTCTACATAGAGGGGAAGATACATTATTCTCACAAGATCTGAATGCCACAGATACTAGTGATTATGCTGAATCCTTTCTCATCGTTACTGTTAAGCAATACCAATTAGAAGAAATTATAATGAAGTTGAACACTATGGAACCTAAAACAATCTTATTTTTACAAAATGGGATGGGTCACTTGGAATATATGTCTCAGTTAAAGCAACATCAAGTTTACCTCGGAGTAGTTGAACATGGATCTTTGAAAATTAGTGATACAAGTGTCCGCCATACTGGTATTGGTAGGACTAAGTATGCGCGTTATCCAAGTCACTCTGAAGAAAGTAAGAATATATCGCATATTTTTCTCCGTGAAGATCTTCATTTTCCATATGTATATTTAGAAAATTGGGAAGAAATGTTGAAGGAGAAGCTAATTGTCAATGCAATCGTCAATCCCCTTACCTCAATATTACAAGTGAAGAATGGTGAGTTAATAAAGAACCCCCTTTTTAACCAAATAGGGTACGACCTGTACCTAGAAGTTATTTCAATTCTAGAGTACGAATATAAAAAAGAGACTTTATGGTTACATATCCAAGAGATATGTGCAAGCACTGCCGAAAATGAATCATCAATGTATAAGGATATACAGCAAGAGCGGCCGACAGAAATTGATGCAATAGTAGGTTATCTTTTAAAGAATGCAGGAGATAGATCTGTACCTATTATTGAGTTTTTATTTAAGGCAATAAAAGGGAAGGAAAGTCAATATCGAAGAGAGGAGAGTTGA
- the ftsL gene encoding cell division protein FtsL, translated as MSNLARKLEQERHEQHQHQHNPKHEPIIIKRRASITPGEKFLVLLFVGLVLLGAIKIVASSYTMYHANIEIQKTQAKIEEQVKLNSDLHVQVEELSTYERIWEKAKDLGLTLDQNSVKSVQD; from the coding sequence ATGAGTAATTTAGCGAGAAAGTTAGAACAGGAAAGACATGAACAACACCAACACCAACATAATCCTAAACATGAACCAATTATTATTAAGAGAAGAGCATCAATTACACCAGGTGAAAAGTTCTTAGTCTTATTATTCGTTGGGCTTGTTTTATTGGGAGCTATTAAGATTGTTGCAAGTAGTTATACAATGTACCATGCAAACATTGAAATTCAAAAAACACAAGCTAAAATTGAAGAACAAGTAAAGCTTAATAGTGACCTCCATGTTCAAGTAGAAGAGTTAAGTACATATGAGCGAATTTGGGAAAAGGCAAAGGACTTGGGTTTAACACTTGATCAAAATAGTGTGAAAAGCGTACAAGATTAA
- the rsmH gene encoding 16S rRNA (cytosine(1402)-N(4))-methyltransferase RsmH, protein MFKHTTVLLKETVDGLQVREDGVYVDCTLGGAGHSSYLLSKLSKTGHLYAFDQDDVALANAKDKLAAYEGQVTFIKSNFRYLTEKLAEHGVDKVDGIIFDLGVSSPQLDTPERGFSYHHDAPLDMRMDQESDISAYEVVNNWSYEQLVRIFFKYGEEKFSKQIARKIEAQREKEPIKTTGELVEIIKDAIPAPARRKGGHPAKRIFQAIRIAVNDELKVFEEAIEQAIELLKPEGRVSVITFHSLEDRICKSAFKEAASTPELPRNMPYIPKGYEPKVNIITRKPLLPSEEELEENNRARSAKLRIAEKL, encoded by the coding sequence ATGTTTAAGCATACAACCGTTCTATTAAAAGAAACGGTAGATGGTTTACAAGTTAGAGAAGATGGGGTATATGTCGATTGCACGCTAGGTGGAGCAGGACATAGTAGCTACCTTTTGTCGAAGCTTTCAAAAACAGGACATTTATATGCCTTTGATCAGGATGATGTAGCTCTAGCTAATGCTAAAGACAAATTAGCAGCTTACGAAGGACAAGTTACTTTCATTAAGAGTAATTTTCGTTACTTAACGGAGAAATTAGCGGAGCATGGTGTGGATAAAGTAGATGGCATAATATTTGACTTAGGGGTTTCTTCTCCTCAGTTAGATACACCAGAACGTGGATTTAGCTATCATCACGATGCACCACTTGACATGAGAATGGATCAAGAATCCGATATTAGTGCATATGAAGTTGTGAACAATTGGTCTTATGAGCAGTTAGTAAGGATTTTCTTTAAGTATGGGGAAGAGAAATTTTCCAAACAAATTGCTAGGAAAATTGAAGCCCAACGAGAAAAAGAGCCGATTAAAACAACAGGAGAATTAGTTGAAATAATTAAAGATGCCATACCGGCTCCGGCTAGAAGAAAGGGTGGGCACCCTGCGAAAAGAATATTCCAAGCTATACGTATTGCTGTAAATGATGAGCTTAAAGTGTTTGAAGAGGCGATTGAGCAAGCAATTGAGTTGTTAAAGCCTGAAGGGAGAGTAAGTGTTATTACTTTCCACTCTCTTGAAGATCGAATTTGTAAATCAGCATTTAAGGAGGCAGCATCTACTCCTGAGCTACCTAGAAATATGCCATATATTCCAAAAGGATATGAGCCGAAAGTTAACATCATCACTAGAAAGCCCTTATTACCATCTGAAGAAGAGCTAGAAGAAAATAATCGAGCAAGATCAGCTAAGTTAAGAATTGCTGAAAAGCTTTGA